A genome region from Verrucomicrobiales bacterium includes the following:
- a CDS encoding EndoU domain-containing protein: MEGDGPGLGGGHRPGLGKSGKSEFPSGWSDDRILHEVSDSATDPGLKWSKPDPRGYISATKTVDGVNVKVVVDTKTGRIVTGYPKNTPRNP; this comes from the coding sequence TTGGAAGGTGATGGACCAGGGTTGGGAGGTGGGCATCGCCCCGGTCTTGGAAAATCTGGAAAGAGCGAGTTTCCGTCTGGCTGGTCTGATGATCGCATTCTGCATGAAGTTTCCGATAGCGCAACAGATCCGGGTCTGAAATGGTCGAAGCCTGACCCGCGTGGATATATAAGTGCTACGAAGACCGTCGATGGAGTGAACGTCAAGGTGGTGGTCGATACGAAGACTGGAAGGATCGTGACTGGCTATCCCAAGAATACCCCGAGGAATCCATGA
- a CDS encoding RHS repeat-associated core domain-containing protein has protein sequence MKTTTYAAGTPNSATKVETYARDGSLLSVTGSATHPERYLITNSGGSRARRTIHLSATGADLNQWEEERLDTIGRFRNYWSSSYANLPILQVSYNNNGQIWKRETPDGQFITTFNGKGEAVTNALDLNINGTIEPAGTDRLSRTVSDVLTAHGTVVRRSRTYVWPTNNVNSSVLASTVETSADGLKRWETIWGQTTTTEWSSPINGSRTRTTTFPNNTWTLDSFSYGRLVSSTQYDSNSVQLAQASYGYDPLGRLISVTDSRNGTAFSSFDNLDRLTTTTAPQPGTGSPALTTSYGFDDRDRIIQISLPDGGVITNEYFVTGELKKTYGTRTYPIEYVYDTLGRVRTNTTWQNFSSSAGAASTVWNYDATSGLLTSKRYNDNTGPNYTYLTSTTLKRHKVSTRTWARGTVATYGYNNAGEPSNITYNTGTSLTDRNLAYDRLGRLITAQIGPDNNAVTLTNQFAYGPEPVLLKETHPGNSIVTNTYDSLLRRASVAMHGQSATLETIGYEPGGRLGSVTNGTHAISFGYVPAAPGLLASTTFKNSGTTRLIQTKSYDLVNRLLTHNSVSGSGTAMNWSFNYDQGNQRTRADLADGSYWVYEYDSLGQLISGKRFWNDGTPVAGQQFEYTFDSIGNRTATKAGGDDDGNNLRSATYVANLINETTNRTVPGAIDVMGVASATAAVTVNGQSTYRNGEYYRKELSVSNGSGGVWQSITNTATQGSSTTVIGNAWLDQTPQVFKYDADGNLTNDGRWTFTWDVENRLMTMEAMAVVPSAARKKLDFTYDVFGRRIQKKVSTWNGSAYVAVSTNKFVYDGWNLVATLDAASSLQYGFIWANDLSGSWAGAGGVGGLVGMVIPSGGLAGTYYYAFDGNGNVVGLVNGANGDVAATYEYGPFGEVLRASGSLAGINPFRFSTKYQDDESELVYYGYRYYSASHGRWISRDPIEEAGGLNLSGFVGNNPVLRVDPSGKEWFNAVKTAIGELSASTKEAVLQSSGNWVAKGTIATVLDMENLAIQSIPNFGESVASSIRFAQDPSLESAFGPAIANFGSGFGAFYEDPSWENAGGLAQDISTLSSVLAGLRGGQKALRDYPGGARGFLNNLRTSGRVSLDEYKRLLCKLLSGPNDAKGTRQVLDGLPTGKQSHVRTVKTEADLKALHDQLTTGGTSKPPGGYPGTVTKLPDGTVIRMRPGSKSGGSTIDITYPDGKLGKVHIE, from the coding sequence GCCCGAGACGGGTCACTGCTCTCCGTCACGGGCAGTGCGACTCATCCAGAACGATATCTGATCACGAACTCAGGTGGATCTAGGGCTCGTCGGACGATCCATCTCAGTGCGACGGGGGCAGATCTTAACCAATGGGAGGAGGAGCGCCTGGACACTATTGGACGCTTCAGAAATTATTGGTCGAGCTCTTACGCCAACCTTCCGATCCTGCAAGTTTCCTACAACAACAACGGGCAGATCTGGAAGCGTGAGACCCCGGATGGGCAGTTCATTACCACTTTCAATGGCAAGGGCGAGGCGGTCACCAATGCTCTTGATTTAAATATTAACGGAACGATCGAACCAGCCGGCACAGATCGCTTGTCGCGTACGGTGTCCGACGTATTAACCGCCCATGGGACGGTGGTGAGGAGGAGCAGAACCTATGTTTGGCCCACCAACAACGTTAATTCCTCGGTGCTGGCCAGCACGGTGGAGACTTCCGCGGACGGACTCAAACGATGGGAAACGATCTGGGGTCAGACGACCACGACCGAATGGAGTTCACCTATAAACGGATCTCGAACCCGAACGACGACCTTCCCTAACAATACGTGGACCTTGGATAGCTTTAGCTACGGACGGTTGGTCAGCAGCACGCAGTATGATTCCAACTCGGTGCAGCTGGCTCAAGCTTCGTATGGATACGATCCCCTCGGACGGCTAATCTCGGTAACGGACAGTCGAAATGGAACCGCTTTCTCTTCCTTCGATAACCTAGATCGGCTTACCACCACGACTGCCCCTCAGCCGGGAACGGGTAGCCCCGCGTTGACCACCTCGTACGGTTTCGATGATCGCGATCGGATTATTCAGATCAGCTTGCCTGACGGAGGAGTTATCACCAACGAGTACTTCGTCACCGGTGAACTCAAGAAGACGTACGGCACTCGAACCTATCCTATTGAGTATGTCTATGACACCTTAGGTAGGGTTCGAACGAACACGACCTGGCAGAACTTTTCCTCCAGTGCGGGCGCGGCCAGCACGGTCTGGAACTATGATGCGACCAGTGGGCTGCTCACATCTAAGCGTTACAACGACAACACCGGCCCGAATTACACCTATCTCACCAGCACCACGCTCAAACGCCACAAAGTTTCAACTAGGACATGGGCTCGAGGCACCGTTGCGACCTACGGTTATAACAACGCGGGCGAGCCCTCCAATATTACTTACAACACCGGAACGAGCCTAACCGATCGGAACCTCGCCTATGACCGGCTGGGCAGATTGATAACGGCACAGATAGGTCCCGACAACAATGCTGTCACTCTCACCAATCAGTTTGCCTATGGGCCGGAGCCTGTCCTTCTCAAAGAAACCCATCCGGGAAACTCCATCGTCACCAACACCTACGATTCGCTTCTCCGTCGGGCTTCCGTCGCGATGCACGGCCAAAGCGCCACACTTGAGACGATCGGCTATGAGCCGGGTGGCCGATTAGGCTCGGTCACCAACGGCACCCACGCAATTTCCTTTGGTTACGTCCCCGCTGCCCCTGGTTTGCTTGCCAGCACGACCTTCAAGAACAGCGGAACTACCCGGCTAATTCAGACCAAGAGCTACGACTTGGTTAATCGCCTGCTCACGCACAATTCGGTGTCCGGCAGCGGTACCGCCATGAACTGGAGCTTCAACTACGACCAGGGGAATCAGCGAACTCGAGCCGATTTGGCCGACGGTTCTTACTGGGTTTACGAGTATGATTCCTTGGGACAGCTGATCAGCGGCAAAAGGTTTTGGAACGATGGAACTCCAGTCGCGGGACAACAGTTTGAATACACTTTTGATTCCATCGGAAACCGAACGGCGACGAAGGCTGGGGGAGATGATGATGGCAACAATCTTCGGTCTGCCACTTATGTCGCAAACCTCATCAACGAAACTACCAACCGAACGGTGCCGGGCGCGATCGACGTGATGGGGGTTGCCAGTGCAACCGCGGCAGTGACCGTCAATGGCCAATCTACTTATAGGAATGGGGAATATTACCGGAAAGAACTGAGCGTCTCGAATGGCTCGGGGGGAGTCTGGCAATCGATCACGAACACGGCCACTCAGGGTAGTTCAACCACTGTGATCGGGAACGCCTGGCTCGATCAGACGCCGCAGGTGTTCAAGTACGATGCGGATGGGAACCTCACCAATGACGGTCGGTGGACCTTCACCTGGGATGTGGAGAACCGCTTGATGACGATGGAGGCCATGGCAGTAGTCCCATCGGCCGCACGGAAGAAGTTGGATTTTACCTACGATGTGTTCGGCCGAAGGATCCAGAAAAAGGTGTCGACTTGGAATGGGAGTGCCTATGTCGCGGTGAGTACAAACAAGTTTGTTTACGATGGCTGGAATCTGGTTGCGACCCTGGATGCGGCGTCATCCCTTCAATATGGCTTTATATGGGCCAATGACCTGAGCGGGAGTTGGGCTGGCGCAGGGGGAGTAGGCGGACTAGTCGGGATGGTGATTCCAAGTGGTGGTTTAGCTGGGACTTACTACTACGCCTTTGATGGCAACGGGAATGTTGTAGGACTGGTGAACGGTGCCAACGGGGATGTGGCCGCCACCTATGAGTATGGACCATTTGGGGAGGTTCTTCGAGCCTCGGGCTCTCTTGCCGGTATCAATCCGTTTCGGTTCTCCACCAAGTATCAGGATGATGAATCGGAGCTAGTTTACTACGGATACCGATACTACAGCGCGTCGCATGGGCGGTGGATTTCGAGGGATCCGATCGAGGAGGCAGGAGGGCTAAACCTCAGTGGGTTTGTTGGTAACAACCCAGTTCTTCGCGTGGACCCATCTGGAAAGGAGTGGTTCAACGCTGTGAAAACCGCCATCGGAGAGCTAAGCGCTTCTACCAAGGAGGCGGTGCTCCAAAGCTCCGGGAATTGGGTTGCAAAGGGAACGATTGCGACCGTCCTGGATATGGAGAATCTGGCAATTCAATCTATCCCGAACTTCGGAGAGAGTGTGGCGAGCTCGATTAGGTTCGCTCAGGATCCTAGTCTCGAGAGCGCCTTCGGGCCTGCGATCGCTAACTTCGGGAGCGGTTTCGGAGCGTTCTATGAGGACCCCTCCTGGGAGAACGCTGGGGGTCTGGCTCAGGACATTTCAACTTTAAGCTCAGTTCTTGCTGGTCTCAGAGGAGGGCAGAAAGCTCTTAGAGACTATCCAGGGGGTGCGCGCGGTTTCTTGAATAACCTGCGAACGAGTGGTAGAGTATCCTTGGATGAGTATAAGCGTTTGCTTTGTAAGCTTCTCTCTGGGCCGAATGACGCAAAGGGGACACGCCAAGTATTGGACGGGTTGCCAACGGGGAAGCAATCTCATGTTAGGACTGTTAAGACAGAAGCAGATCTAAAGGCGTTGCACGATCAACTAACGACGGGTGGAACTTCAAAACCGCCTGGAGGCTATCCGGGAACTGTCACCAAGCTTCCAGACGGCACCGTTATCAGAATGAGGCCAGGATCGAAGAGTGGCGGATCAACAATCGACATCACTTATCCTGATGGAAAGCTGGGAAAGGTGCACATAGAATGA